In Fragaria vesca subsp. vesca linkage group LG5, FraVesHawaii_1.0, whole genome shotgun sequence, the genomic stretch GAATCAGAGGTTGACTTGTGGGTCCCATCCAGAAACAGAGAACAATTGGAATAACCATCTGTGGCATTTGAACCAACTCGTTTCCTTTCCCTGACAAGTTCTGCCTGCTTTAGACCTTCCAGCAAGTGAACTGGACTTGGACAATTTAGAGAAGCCTCCCCACCTGGCAAGTGGACAATTCTAACCTCTACGTTGCGCCTGAGAACTATTTCCATTGAATTCGTGATACTGCTCACAAATCTCTCTGCTCTAGATTTGATACTTCCATCTTCAAATGCAACATAAGCAACCAGAACACCTGAAATAAATGCCAGTTTAAACAAAAGGAAGAAAAGAAAACGAATGTGTATGTGGGTTTATAGTTCATATAGAAGTATAGCTTAAGCATGCAGGTGCTCCATCATGGGTCCAGAACACCTGAAATAAATGCCAGTTTAAACAAAAGGAAGAAAAGAAAACGAATGTGTATGTGGGTTTATAGTTCATATAGAAGTATAGCTTAAGCATGCAGGTGCTCCATCCTGGGTCTTTATATATATGATTAAAGCCATGAACTAACTGAAGGATGCTCCTTATTTGATAAGACCAGAAAGTATAGCTTAAGCATCCTTATAAAATCAGCACTTTACACCCAGTGTCATCATGACATCCTATGGTGCTTGTTTATGTGAACATCTAACAAAGAGGAAGTATATGTAGAACAATAGAACGAAAACAATTCAAGCCTAAGTTGTTTCTTTTCTTCGTTTTAGTTTTTCCCCCTTACTTTAACGTTTGTACATTTTCTAGTGAGAAAACAATACCCCATGTATCACAATGGCATATAAAACTATCATTGATATGACTGGAAACAACTATAAACTATAGTTTTTAGTCAGGAATGCTATTTAGTCACTGCTAGAACTACTTTAAATTTACAAACAAGGCATTCCAATTCACACAAAAACCACTGCAGCAACTTCTGACTGTAACAAGGTGCATAACGTTTAGTGCATTGTGCATATGCACAAACAAACAGAAGTTTATGAAAGCCCAAGAGCTTACCTTCAGCTTCGGCTTCAGATATTGACACTAGCTTTCCATGAGAATGTAGCAGCTGCCTCAACGTCTTTGAATGACACTTCTCGATACACTGTGCCCAGATATCATTTAACTTTTCAGAGTTTACACAACTAAGGCTCATATTTCCAGCCATAACATTTCCACACAAGGGAGTTGAGGCACCACTATCCACGAACTGATCATGTGAGGGCTTGGGATTCACACCAAAACCACTATTTCTTGACAATGAATCGCCCCGATGGTTGGAATTTTCATTTGGTGCTCTTTGTACAGAATTATGAGTCGATTTTTGAAGCATATAGTGACCGTCTAACTTTTGTTTGTAAGTGGCAGCTTCTCTTGAAGTTGAAGCACTTGAAGAACCATCCTCGGTTGTCTTGCAGCTATGCCTTCTGCTGCATGAGTGACTAAGGTCTGGGGAAGGCAATGAACCAAGCTGCAACAGAGTTGCTGTAAACCATGTTGAGCGCTCGCTTGAAACTCTAAGCTGTTTTTCAGCCTCCGAAAGAATCTTCAAAGCATGTTTTAATCTCTCCAATTCTGCTTCGGTCACTGAAGTAAAACAACCACCAGAATTGGAAATTTGCTAAACTAAATAAATAAATAAACTGAAACAAAAAAAGAATATATCTTTATTGAACTAACCATCATTTAGACAAGAAAAAGAGCCAAAAGAATCTAAAAATAGAATAACATATGAAATTATGGTGTTACAGCACCTTAACAAATAAAATACAGTCAGTAGAGAGTATTTTATCTGTCTCCAGGATTATTAATGTAAGACTACCCTAGCATATACAAGTACTTGTCGTAATCTAGATCAGTGAGGGATTTTCAAGAGAAGAATTTGAGAGAACCAGAAGTATGCCAGCAGATGAAACAATACCATCTAAGCAAAGAAAATAACAACACAAGACATGTTTTAGATCATAACCTTTTCTTACAAACCTAACAATCCTGAACTAACAGGGAAGTTTTCATTTGTGTCATGGAATCTCTTGTAGAGGTAAGAAACTATGCAAGTGGATGGCATGATATATCCCTCTACCCATTTGACACACTAATTCTCCATACAAAATCCCAGTACTTGGTTCTTCGTGATCATTAGATTCCTATATTTGTAATGTGGCAAAGAGATTCTAGTACTACATAGGCAATATGTAAAACTATTCTAAGCAAGCAGATAGATAGATCATGGAACCAACCACATTGTCCACATACACGAATCTTGCAAATTGCAGCATAATGCTTTTAAGTACTTATAATATCATTTTTCCAATGTGCCACCATGTAGGATTCTTACCATGGTTGATTGAATCCATTAGTGTTACCAACATTGATCTATATACTTAATTTTTTGTCATGTAGTTATCAATCATTAACATTTGTAAAATAGAATGAACAACTTTTTTTGCATCAAAGTTAAGGGGACAAACTCACAGTTCTGGGCGCCATATAAGGAGTCATGTTTGACATCATTGGTACTGTTGGTTCCCGCAATGATATCCATAATTAGGCTGGCCAACTGAGACATCAAAACCATGGGATCGACCCCAGAGTCCATCAAATCTCTGGCCCTTTTCACTGTTTCTGCAGTGTCCGATGACATCGCTAACTCCAAAAGTTCTAGTAACTTGTCATCGGAAACAACTCCCACCTGCAGAAGATAAATGACTAGTTAATGAGTTTGAATATATCCACATAATACTAGCCATGACTCGCATCAGTATGCTAAACTCATACTAAATTAGACCATGTCAGGAAATTATAGGCAGAGAAAGCTCACAAGTTCATTCACAAGAGACGTTGAGATTCTTTTCCCCAGCAAACTCAACTGGTCCAACATAGTTTCTGCATCTCGAAGTGAACCATCTGCATTCAGAGCAATCAAATCTAAAGCATCTGGTTCAACATCTAGGTTCTCTTGAACAGCAATTTTCCTCAACCTGGCCACAATCTCACTATCCTTAATTTTGTTGAAGAGATATTTCTGACACCGAGATTGAATAGTACGAGGAACATTATCCAAATCAGTTGTAACGAATATAAAGACAACTCGCTCCGGTGGTTCTTCCAAATATTTAAGAAATGCCAACCATGTCTTGGAAGGCAGTAAGTGACACTCATCAATCACAAAAACCTTATACCTTGATGATGCTGATGAGGGAGCCACAGATAGAGTTTTCAATAGGTACCTAACTTTATCAATTCCTTTCTTATTGGTACCATCAACTTCCAATAGATCTTTGTTCTTACCAGACATAAAATCAGTGCACTCCCTACAGTAGCCACAGGGTTTAGTTTCATCAGGAGCTAGGCAGTTCAAGGAAGCAGCAAAAATTCTAGCTGTCGACGTTTTTCCAGTTCCACGGGGTCCCTGGAAAAGATAAACAGGAGCAATCCTGCACCTACCAATAGCATTGATAAGTGATTGCACCACAATATTCTGGCCAATCAATTCACGAAAGAACATGGGCTTGTACTTCTGGCTAAAACTTGTAACACTCTCTGGAGTGCTTCCCTCTTCCCCCACTCCATTCAGAGCTACAATCTCCAAGCCTTCTTGACTTCGGCAGCTTGATGACCATCTCCGCCCATCTAATCTACTCAAAGCTTCCAAATCAAGCTCCCCAAAGTTTGTGGAAAGTTCGTCATCACTCCTCCCAGTTCCTATGGATGACCCTCCCCTACCATCACCACTATTGTTTAGCAATGGCAGAACACCTTGGGCACTTCTAGATGCAATTCTCCGCTTATTGGAACCTGACGAAGACCCCCGTCGTCTAGGATAAACATTTTGACTCCCACACAAAAGGACACTTCCTTTTCTCCTTATAGTATCAGAAAGTGAAGGGGAGCAACAGCTTCCATACATGCCTCTGTGCTTAGGTGTCTTTTTAGACCAATAACAAGGAATCCCACATCCCTTGCTACCCGGAAAATCCAAACGATCCTCAACCTCATCATCCCCATCATTCATTGAAGTTGCAG encodes the following:
- the LOC101313812 gene encoding uncharacterized protein LOC101313812; the encoded protein is MSVAAMGVSDPSQLHLKKELTQIRKAARLLRDPGTTASWRSPLPSSRSAAGPAGAGALPSACSTSNGGGDSKKVFLYNWKGSSKSSRNDDYEDDDEDEDYGVEEEDEASSVAALSVDDTLSHGGDSRSETGGGQSRSLMMLRRRYPNLLPPIKDGGKKGSKSHSHVLSKYQQKELILGRNLRKGEQSDDTEDYSNSEIRGASPLLLKLRHKHWPPASSNVRRNDSRAEDSSYCYSTPALSTSSYNRYGVRNPSTVGSWDGTATSMNDGDDEVEDRLDFPGSKGCGIPCYWSKKTPKHRGMYGSCCSPSLSDTIRRKGSVLLCGSQNVYPRRRGSSSGSNKRRIASRSAQGVLPLLNNSGDGRGGSSIGTGRSDDELSTNFGELDLEALSRLDGRRWSSSCRSQEGLEIVALNGVGEEGSTPESVTSFSQKYKPMFFRELIGQNIVVQSLINAIGRCRIAPVYLFQGPRGTGKTSTARIFAASLNCLAPDETKPCGYCRECTDFMSGKNKDLLEVDGTNKKGIDKVRYLLKTLSVAPSSASSRYKVFVIDECHLLPSKTWLAFLKYLEEPPERVVFIFVTTDLDNVPRTIQSRCQKYLFNKIKDSEIVARLRKIAVQENLDVEPDALDLIALNADGSLRDAETMLDQLSLLGKRISTSLVNELVGVVSDDKLLELLELAMSSDTAETVKRARDLMDSGVDPMVLMSQLASLIMDIIAGTNSTNDVKHDSLYGAQNLTEAELERLKHALKILSEAEKQLRVSSERSTWFTATLLQLGSLPSPDLSHSCSRRHSCKTTEDGSSSASTSREAATYKQKLDGHYMLQKSTHNSVQRAPNENSNHRGDSLSRNSGFGVNPKPSHDQFVDSGASTPLCGNVMAGNMSLSCVNSEKLNDIWAQCIEKCHSKTLRQLLHSHGKLVSISEAEAEGVLVAYVAFEDGSIKSRAERFVSSITNSMEIVLRRNVEVRIVHLPGGEASLNCPSPVHLLEGLKQAELVRERKRVGSNATDGYSNCSLFLDGTHKSTSDSSDLVADGNAQTSDTRESRQEIPMQRIESIIRDQRLETAWLQVVEKGTPGSLSRSKPEKNQVLPQEGIYYEDQMESINLMGLSSQQWDDGLNHEVKILRANSGKVVQQDQIGKRVDHYPMSPSLLHEKGKSDKDNLGDESGSGRGGCSGFFRCYDTRRRKRGKVKGTPVQPRKGRQFSLFGVCGKSRKTAEKTR